In the Brachyhypopomus gauderio isolate BG-103 chromosome 4, BGAUD_0.2, whole genome shotgun sequence genome, one interval contains:
- the LOC143513150 gene encoding tumor necrosis factor receptor superfamily member 5-like, protein MKSGEEMFPFFIMQDRENFTITLKISSLQIIWIFSAIFLLNLELCWCACGQAEYKINGQCCPMCAAGNRVYRHCTDDTSTTCVPCLQSTYIPEPNGREKCLICSVCDSGSGLRVKTQCTSSSDTVCEPLERHYCIDQVRGSCTQAEKHTACSPGHYIQQEGTALKDTVCDVCTAGTYSDGSLQTCQPHSQCEDLGLVEIKPGTSSSDAECEKQTSVAIIAIIISGVVVVVVVLVAMAVRVMFF, encoded by the exons ATGAAGAGTGGAGAAGAAATGTTTCCTTTTTTCATAATGCAAGACAGAGAGAATTTCACAATCACTTTGAAGATCAGTAGTTTACAGATTATTTGGATTTTTTCTGCTATTTTCTTGCTGAATTTGGAACTGTGTTGGTGTGCGTGTGGACAGGCTGAATATAAAATAAATGGACAATGTTGTCCCATGTGTGCAGCAG GAAACCGTGTGTATCGGCACTGTACTGATGACACAAGTACAACTTGTGTTCCGTGTCTTCAGTCAACTTATATTCCTGAACCCAATGGACGAGAAAAATGCTTAATCTGCTCTGTGTGTGACTCTG GATCTGGTTTAAGAGTAAAGACTCAATGTACATCATCATCAGATACAGTTTGTGAGCCACTGGAGAGACACTACTGTATTGATCAAGTCAGGGGCAGCTGTACACaagcagagaaacacacagcATGCAGTCCTGGACACTACATACAGCAGGAAG GAACAGCCCTTAAAGATactgtatgtgatgtgtgtactGCTGGTACCTACTCAGATGGCTCTCTTCAAACCTGTCAGCCACATTCACA ATGTGAAGATTTGGGACTTGTAGAAATAAAGCCAGGAACCAGTTCTTCTGATGCTGAATGTGAAAAGCAAACCTCTGTTGCTATAATAGCTATCATCATAtctggggttgtggtggtggtggtggtgttggtggcaaTGGCAGTACGAGTCATGTTTTTTTAA